The Polypterus senegalus isolate Bchr_013 chromosome 1, ASM1683550v1, whole genome shotgun sequence genome includes a window with the following:
- the tex36 gene encoding testis-expressed protein 36 isoform X2, with protein MNTKTQFSHIGLPTVPLPRTSATTTGLTYTWLNTASCKHETQRFPKTFVREEGKTERTYPISIHDNRLALQNFGEMFDCDLGRKKVSLERRQHNSSNPNLWAHDDVPQVNGGDDGLTLYQTSFLGNKTTEPPLYRRYPKSYSIKAKSASIQDDRSMWFGGHDTKHSTPVNVLALTQHPQNGPNPWRYSYHVTNSFSKQ; from the exons ATGAACACAAAGACACAG TTTTCACACATTGGTCTACCCACGGTCCCATTGCCTCGAACTTCAGCAACGACAACAGGCCTTACATACACTTGGCTGAATACAGCTTCCTGTAAACATGAGACTCAAAGATTTCCAAAAACATTTGTTAGAGAAGAAGGG aAAACAGAAAGAACATATCCAATTTCCATTCATGATAATAGACTTGCATTACAAAACTTTGGAGAAATGTTTGACTGT GATCTTGGACGTAAAAAAGTTTCTCTTGAGAGAAGGCAGCACAACTCCAGCAATCCAAATCTTTGGGCTCATGATGATGTACCCCAAGTGAATGGTGGAGATGATGGTTTAACTCTCTATCAGACCAGCTTCCTTGGCAACAAAACAACTGAGCCTCCCTTATATAGACGCTACCCAAAAAGCTACTCAATAAAGGCCAAGAGTGCATCTATTCAGGATGACAGAAGTATGTGGTTTGGGGGACATGACACCAAGCATTCAACACCAGTTAATGTCCTGGCTCTTACGCAACATCCCCAAAATGGACCCAATCCTTGGAGATACTCTTATCATGTAACAAACAGTTTCAGTAAACAGTAA
- the tex36 gene encoding testis-expressed protein 36 isoform X1 has product MPKGRKFLPSPANDGKWFSHIGLPTVPLPRTSATTTGLTYTWLNTASCKHETQRFPKTFVREEGKTERTYPISIHDNRLALQNFGEMFDCDLGRKKVSLERRQHNSSNPNLWAHDDVPQVNGGDDGLTLYQTSFLGNKTTEPPLYRRYPKSYSIKAKSASIQDDRSMWFGGHDTKHSTPVNVLALTQHPQNGPNPWRYSYHVTNSFSKQ; this is encoded by the exons ATGCCAAAAGGAAGAAAGTTCCTCCCGTCTCCTGCAAACGATGGGAAATGG TTTTCACACATTGGTCTACCCACGGTCCCATTGCCTCGAACTTCAGCAACGACAACAGGCCTTACATACACTTGGCTGAATACAGCTTCCTGTAAACATGAGACTCAAAGATTTCCAAAAACATTTGTTAGAGAAGAAGGG aAAACAGAAAGAACATATCCAATTTCCATTCATGATAATAGACTTGCATTACAAAACTTTGGAGAAATGTTTGACTGT GATCTTGGACGTAAAAAAGTTTCTCTTGAGAGAAGGCAGCACAACTCCAGCAATCCAAATCTTTGGGCTCATGATGATGTACCCCAAGTGAATGGTGGAGATGATGGTTTAACTCTCTATCAGACCAGCTTCCTTGGCAACAAAACAACTGAGCCTCCCTTATATAGACGCTACCCAAAAAGCTACTCAATAAAGGCCAAGAGTGCATCTATTCAGGATGACAGAAGTATGTGGTTTGGGGGACATGACACCAAGCATTCAACACCAGTTAATGTCCTGGCTCTTACGCAACATCCCCAAAATGGACCCAATCCTTGGAGATACTCTTATCATGTAACAAACAGTTTCAGTAAACAGTAA